One window of the Pseudofrankia sp. DC12 genome contains the following:
- a CDS encoding NeuD/PglB/VioB family sugar acetyltransferase, with amino-acid sequence MKALVVVGGGGHGRELLDVVEAVNAVRPQFDLLGVLDDGTPDLEVLAACGVRHLGPVRLLAELDAQYVLGIGSPDARRVIDLAATEWGRVPATLVHPSAVVGRRVTLGPGTVVCGLASITTNVRTGRHVHLNIAATVAHDCRLGDYVTLAPGARLSGAVTAGEGSTIGTGAVVIQGCAVGAGTIVGAGAVVVRDLPADVVAVGVPARPRPSARNASGVP; translated from the coding sequence GTGAAGGCGCTGGTTGTCGTGGGTGGGGGCGGGCACGGACGGGAGCTGCTCGACGTCGTCGAGGCGGTGAACGCGGTTCGGCCGCAGTTTGATCTTCTGGGCGTGCTCGATGACGGCACGCCGGATCTCGAAGTGCTCGCCGCCTGCGGGGTTCGCCACTTGGGGCCGGTACGCCTGCTCGCCGAGCTGGACGCCCAGTACGTGCTGGGAATCGGTTCTCCTGACGCGCGGCGGGTGATCGATCTCGCGGCCACCGAGTGGGGACGAGTACCGGCGACGTTGGTCCATCCGTCCGCCGTGGTCGGCCGCCGGGTCACGCTGGGGCCTGGCACCGTGGTGTGCGGGCTCGCCAGCATCACGACCAACGTGCGCACCGGCCGCCACGTCCATCTCAACATCGCGGCGACGGTCGCGCATGACTGCAGGCTCGGCGACTACGTCACGCTCGCTCCCGGTGCGCGCCTCAGCGGCGCCGTGACCGCGGGGGAGGGGTCGACCATCGGGACCGGGGCGGTCGTGATTCAGGGGTGCGCGGTCGGAGCCGGGACGATCGTCGGAGCCGGTGCGGTCGTGGTCCGGGACCTTCCCGCCGATGTCGTGGCGGTCGGGGTGCCCGCACGGCCTCGCCCGTCGGCGCGGAACGCCAGCGGCGTGCCGTGA
- a CDS encoding FkbM family methyltransferase — translation MSEPRDIPGPTTPRRGLPVSPPSSTLPAPARAMLPPAASPAAPSREGRPEPPVGSAGTAGDLARVTAVVVHWGPVEPTARLVERLVTMRRLTAVVVVANDATGRPPGLPPGADWLVPDTNLGFAGGFHHGADTRPDSDAYLLLNNDVRLPEATLDGCLELLATDGVGIVGPTLLNADGIHPGPARLTALFAAPLRRRAARAGQPAEVAFVRGAILLIRAECHRRVPMDTRFFLGYEEADLAWRARAAGWRVMVSQHQAWHTGGGTIPGNTFAYFTARNRIWFARVHGGRRRGAAVALWLALVTVPRSAGSDLLRARGVARCRYAWHGLLDGLGPLPPVGRPFADEPRPQRWERPTLPNRATRPAPETAPRRGGLAQTGDPTVPRSPEAEATRAAARADNAAATYARTAELVTELRRIKAVAGPAAAVWFAAAVAAHAPTVTRTRRLDAADRAMAGRDWTFRPQPGVHVRLPGAAFGDARQLYCRRAYAARPGFAPASGESVVDLGANQGLFSVLAAAAGASRVVAVEAQPRLGALLTSLARANGVAGRIELVHARVGAGGDAVLAGATGRGIGRPGPVPELTVTELLDRHDLPHVDLLRIDLDGSEFALFDQPGWLDRVGRIVMRLHPEQGDPARLQRVLAEHGFGSVLLDDELAPTPTLLRAPSGHLYAHRHLTAPRPRAERRPSAAVDTSGGAA, via the coding sequence ATGAGCGAGCCACGTGACATCCCGGGGCCGACGACACCACGACGCGGCCTGCCCGTGAGCCCACCGAGCAGCACGCTGCCTGCGCCGGCCCGTGCGATGCTCCCGCCTGCCGCCAGTCCGGCGGCTCCCTCGCGCGAGGGACGGCCCGAGCCGCCCGTCGGATCGGCCGGCACGGCCGGCGACCTCGCGCGGGTGACCGCGGTCGTCGTGCACTGGGGGCCGGTCGAGCCGACGGCCAGGCTGGTGGAACGGCTGGTGACGATGCGCCGGCTCACCGCCGTCGTCGTCGTCGCGAACGATGCCACCGGTCGCCCACCCGGGCTGCCGCCCGGTGCCGACTGGCTCGTGCCGGACACAAACCTGGGCTTCGCCGGCGGCTTCCACCACGGCGCGGACACCCGCCCCGACAGCGACGCATACCTGCTGCTGAACAACGACGTCCGGCTGCCGGAGGCCACCCTCGACGGATGCCTGGAGCTGCTCGCCACCGACGGCGTCGGGATCGTCGGGCCGACGCTGCTGAACGCCGACGGCATCCACCCGGGCCCGGCCCGGCTGACGGCGCTGTTCGCGGCCCCGCTGCGCCGCCGCGCCGCCCGCGCCGGGCAGCCGGCCGAGGTCGCGTTCGTCCGGGGCGCGATCCTGCTGATCCGGGCCGAGTGCCATCGGCGGGTCCCCATGGACACCCGGTTCTTCCTCGGCTACGAGGAGGCCGACCTCGCGTGGCGGGCCAGAGCCGCCGGCTGGCGGGTGATGGTCAGCCAGCATCAGGCCTGGCACACCGGTGGCGGCACGATTCCCGGCAACACCTTCGCCTACTTCACCGCGCGCAACCGGATCTGGTTCGCGCGGGTGCACGGTGGACGGCGGCGTGGCGCCGCCGTCGCCCTCTGGCTGGCCCTGGTGACGGTGCCCCGGTCCGCCGGCTCCGACCTGCTGCGCGCTCGCGGTGTGGCGCGCTGTCGGTACGCCTGGCACGGCCTGCTCGACGGGCTCGGGCCGCTGCCGCCGGTCGGCCGGCCCTTCGCGGACGAGCCGCGCCCGCAGCGCTGGGAGCGGCCCACCCTTCCCAACCGGGCCACCCGTCCCGCACCCGAGACGGCTCCCCGCCGGGGCGGGCTGGCCCAGACGGGCGACCCGACCGTCCCCCGGTCCCCGGAGGCCGAGGCCACGCGCGCCGCGGCACGGGCCGACAACGCCGCGGCGACGTACGCCCGCACGGCGGAGCTCGTCACCGAGCTGCGCCGGATCAAGGCCGTCGCCGGTCCCGCCGCGGCCGTCTGGTTCGCGGCGGCGGTGGCGGCGCACGCCCCGACCGTGACGCGGACCCGCCGCCTCGACGCGGCAGACCGAGCCATGGCCGGCCGGGACTGGACGTTCCGGCCGCAGCCGGGGGTACACGTCCGACTGCCCGGGGCGGCCTTCGGCGATGCCCGGCAGCTGTACTGCCGGCGCGCCTACGCCGCCCGCCCCGGCTTCGCCCCGGCCAGCGGCGAGAGCGTCGTCGACCTCGGCGCGAACCAGGGCCTGTTCAGCGTCCTCGCCGCCGCCGCAGGGGCGAGCCGGGTGGTCGCGGTCGAGGCACAGCCTCGGCTCGGCGCCCTGCTCACCTCCCTCGCCCGCGCCAACGGCGTGGCCGGCCGGATCGAGCTGGTGCACGCGCGGGTCGGGGCGGGTGGCGACGCGGTCCTCGCCGGCGCCACAGGCCGGGGCATCGGCCGGCCCGGCCCGGTGCCCGAGCTGACCGTCACCGAGCTGCTCGACCGGCACGACCTGCCGCATGTCGACCTCCTGAGGATCGACCTCGACGGCTCGGAGTTCGCGCTGTTCGACCAGCCGGGCTGGCTGGACCGCGTCGGCCGGATCGTCATGCGGCTTCATCCCGAGCAGGGCGACCCGGCCCGGCTGCAACGGGTGCTCGCCGAGCACGGCTTCGGCTCGGTCCTGCTCGACGACGAACTCGCGCCGACGCCCACCCTGCTGCGCGCGCCGTCGGGTCACCTGTACGCCCACCGCCACCTGACCGCGCCCCGCCCGCGCGCCGAGCGCCGGCCGTCGGCGGCCGTCGACACGTCCGGCGGCGCGGCGTGA
- a CDS encoding glycosyltransferase family 4 protein, translated as MTAAELAVYDFDDALQWDDGGGLHRRVAPKPPKCHAAVRSADRVIAGNDTLADWATGLCPDVVVIPSCVDPAKYQRKTSYSLADPPLLIWVGSPSTERYLRLISTPLLDFHRRSGARLRLVSGADASLGPLDVMIDRVQWRRDRVGGLLAGADIAIAPLADGPYERGKCAYKIIEYAATGLPVIGSPVGANELALKRFGGYGPSVHDDWSDALDSLVSMSANARRKMGEAARRAVEEHYSFSSWSIAWTDAVGLGDFRARGPDQMGIEDRLF; from the coding sequence ATGACGGCCGCCGAACTCGCTGTGTACGACTTTGACGATGCCCTTCAGTGGGACGATGGGGGCGGCCTCCATCGCAGGGTCGCGCCCAAACCACCCAAGTGCCACGCCGCCGTCCGGTCAGCTGACCGAGTTATCGCCGGGAACGACACGCTGGCGGACTGGGCAACCGGACTCTGCCCGGACGTCGTCGTCATTCCAAGTTGCGTCGACCCGGCTAAGTATCAACGCAAGACGTCCTATTCCCTCGCGGACCCGCCCCTTCTCATCTGGGTCGGCAGCCCGAGCACCGAACGGTACCTTCGGCTCATCTCGACGCCGCTTCTGGACTTCCACCGCCGCTCGGGCGCTCGCCTGCGCCTGGTCAGCGGTGCTGACGCCTCCCTGGGGCCGCTCGACGTGATGATCGATCGAGTGCAGTGGCGTAGAGACAGGGTCGGAGGGCTGCTGGCGGGTGCGGACATCGCCATTGCTCCGCTGGCGGATGGCCCTTACGAGCGCGGCAAGTGCGCGTACAAGATCATTGAGTACGCCGCCACCGGACTTCCGGTGATCGGCTCTCCGGTTGGCGCGAACGAACTGGCGCTCAAACGGTTCGGTGGGTATGGGCCATCGGTCCACGACGACTGGTCTGACGCGCTTGACAGCCTTGTGTCCATGTCCGCGAACGCCAGGCGAAAAATGGGAGAAGCGGCACGGCGAGCGGTCGAGGAGCATTACTCCTTCTCGTCCTGGTCAATCGCCTGGACAGATGCCGTCGGCCTCGGTGACTTCAGGGCGCGCGGCCCAGATCAGATGGGCATCGAAGATCGCCTATTCTGA
- a CDS encoding glycosyltransferase family 4 protein yields the protein MTTVPLSADVLLRGQLGEFRRRGYEVTVVSSPGSLLEVVSRREGVATAAVEMRREISPSADVRALLGLCRLFREIRPTITSVGTPKAGLLGGLAALLTGVPCRIYVLHGLRLEAVSGPRRSVLWAAEWIACRCAQTVVCVGPSLLRRAESLQLLRKGKSIVLHKGTLNGVDYDRFAETEDRIGAGRELRAQLGIPQNSSVVGFVGRIAQDKGILDLIAAYRLLQPSFPDLYLLLVGAEDPADPLPIEFESLVSGLPRVVGTGWLEDPTPAYHAMNILALPTYREGIPGVALQAAAAGRPVVTTSVTGAVDAVVDGVTGVIVPPRDPLALAEALGQLLSDPGRSRRMGELGRERVQRDFRPEDMWNDLDSLFQQLLQRGTSRVKTLRSRTSVNG from the coding sequence GTGACCACGGTGCCGCTCAGCGCGGACGTCCTGCTGCGCGGCCAGCTCGGGGAGTTCCGGCGACGGGGCTATGAAGTAACCGTGGTCTCTTCTCCCGGCAGCCTTCTCGAGGTGGTTTCTCGGCGAGAGGGTGTGGCCACAGCGGCCGTCGAGATGCGCCGTGAGATCTCCCCCTCGGCGGACGTCCGCGCGCTGCTGGGCCTTTGTAGGCTGTTCCGCGAGATCCGGCCGACGATCACTAGCGTGGGAACCCCGAAAGCCGGCCTCCTCGGCGGTCTTGCCGCTCTGCTGACCGGCGTTCCGTGCCGGATTTATGTGCTGCACGGCTTGCGCCTGGAGGCCGTCTCGGGACCGCGAAGATCGGTCCTCTGGGCCGCCGAGTGGATCGCATGCAGATGCGCGCAGACCGTCGTCTGCGTCGGGCCGAGCCTTTTGCGTCGAGCCGAGTCGCTACAACTTCTCCGAAAGGGCAAGTCAATTGTCCTCCACAAAGGGACGTTGAATGGTGTCGACTACGACCGATTCGCCGAGACCGAGGACCGGATCGGCGCCGGCCGGGAACTGCGCGCGCAGCTCGGGATTCCACAGAATTCTTCTGTCGTCGGGTTCGTCGGGCGGATTGCCCAGGACAAGGGAATCCTCGACCTGATTGCCGCGTACCGGCTGCTGCAACCGAGCTTCCCCGATCTCTACCTGCTACTGGTCGGCGCGGAGGATCCGGCGGATCCGCTGCCAATAGAGTTCGAATCGCTCGTCTCCGGGCTCCCTCGTGTCGTCGGGACGGGATGGCTGGAGGACCCGACGCCGGCGTATCATGCGATGAACATCCTTGCCCTGCCCACCTATCGTGAGGGAATTCCCGGCGTCGCTCTTCAGGCTGCTGCTGCGGGTCGCCCCGTCGTGACGACCTCGGTGACCGGTGCCGTCGACGCTGTGGTCGACGGGGTCACCGGAGTCATCGTCCCCCCGCGCGATCCGTTGGCTCTTGCGGAGGCGCTCGGCCAGCTGTTGTCCGACCCCGGGCGCAGCCGGAGGATGGGGGAGCTCGGGCGGGAGCGAGTACAGCGCGATTTCAGGCCCGAGGACATGTGGAACGACCTCGATTCCCTGTTCCAGCAGCTTCTTCAGCGGGGGACTAGTAGGGTCAAGACCCTGCGGAGCCGTACATCCGTGAATGGCTGA
- a CDS encoding methyltransferase domain-containing protein: MSHKRILEVGSYDVNGSVRGIIATRSPSEYIGVDISPGPGVDVICDVSGLADRFGESSFDVVITTEMLEHVRDWRGAVTNLKRVMRPGAELLLTTRSRGFQFHGYPADYWRFDLGDMSTIFSDLSILELESDRPESPGVMVRAKRGTEFSLADLDKYAVYSVIRRKKVLHATARDVFISRCIASARDTARHRLPPSVVGAVRSRRRERFAFRSAD, encoded by the coding sequence TTGTCTCACAAGCGGATCCTCGAGGTCGGATCATACGATGTGAACGGTTCCGTCCGGGGCATCATTGCGACCCGTTCTCCTAGCGAGTACATCGGTGTGGATATCAGCCCTGGCCCCGGCGTCGACGTCATATGCGACGTTAGCGGTCTGGCGGACCGCTTCGGCGAATCCTCGTTCGATGTGGTAATTACGACCGAAATGCTCGAGCACGTCCGAGACTGGCGCGGCGCGGTGACGAATCTCAAAAGGGTGATGCGTCCAGGAGCAGAACTCCTCCTGACAACCCGGTCCCGCGGGTTCCAGTTTCACGGATATCCCGCCGACTACTGGAGATTTGATCTTGGTGACATGTCGACGATCTTTAGCGATCTCTCAATTCTGGAGCTCGAGTCGGATCGGCCCGAGTCGCCTGGGGTGATGGTCAGGGCAAAACGCGGGACAGAATTCAGCCTGGCTGACCTCGACAAGTACGCCGTGTACTCGGTCATCAGGCGGAAGAAAGTACTCCATGCGACCGCTCGCGACGTCTTCATATCCAGGTGTATAGCGTCCGCTCGGGACACGGCACGACACCGGCTTCCACCGAGCGTGGTCGGCGCCGTACGTTCGAGGCGCCGGGAGCGTTTTGCTTTTCGCTCCGCAGACTAG
- a CDS encoding glycosyl transferase: MVGAGFAACVITLAAMPVVSAYLRRLSVLDVADERTPHPTPRGSGAAVVLGLFAGVMFTVLTSGRANAPDLLPMTLAITLFGLLGLAQDVAGNIGGMTPPRRLAVQVMAAFAVTAMTIVSVTLTGGRPGAGLLVAAILVGPVWLTGLVNAFKFMDGVNGISAAQAIVAGAGYALVGTLHHNPPLVTGGAVLAGAAVGFAPFNVPRALVFLGDAGSCALGAAIAALALQAALSGVGVEAVLAPVVLYLADTATTLGRRARAGERWYRPQGGHAYQRLVAAGWSHTATAGYTGLLAALCAMLGLVTAARAAAPVRACADLGVCVLVARYLGAPGRVAARRAAATVSIGDAARTQVSVPVQRGTADTPAEQKLPASVQPE; this comes from the coding sequence ATGGTCGGTGCCGGATTCGCGGCCTGCGTCATCACCCTGGCCGCGATGCCCGTCGTCAGCGCCTACCTGCGCCGGCTGTCGGTGCTCGACGTCGCCGACGAGCGCACCCCGCACCCGACGCCGCGGGGTAGCGGCGCCGCGGTGGTGCTGGGCCTCTTCGCCGGCGTGATGTTCACGGTGCTCACCAGCGGGCGTGCCAACGCGCCCGATCTGCTGCCGATGACGCTGGCGATCACCTTGTTCGGCCTGCTGGGGCTGGCCCAGGACGTGGCCGGCAACATCGGCGGGATGACGCCACCGCGGCGCCTCGCGGTGCAGGTGATGGCCGCGTTCGCGGTGACCGCGATGACCATCGTCAGCGTGACGCTGACGGGCGGGCGGCCGGGCGCCGGACTGCTCGTCGCCGCCATCCTGGTCGGGCCGGTCTGGCTGACCGGTCTCGTGAACGCCTTCAAGTTCATGGACGGCGTGAACGGCATCTCGGCCGCGCAGGCAATCGTCGCGGGCGCCGGATACGCGCTGGTCGGGACGCTGCACCACAACCCCCCGCTGGTCACCGGCGGCGCTGTGCTTGCGGGCGCGGCGGTCGGGTTCGCGCCGTTCAACGTGCCGAGGGCACTGGTGTTCCTCGGCGATGCTGGTAGCTGTGCACTCGGCGCGGCGATCGCGGCGCTGGCGCTGCAGGCGGCGCTGTCCGGCGTCGGCGTCGAGGCAGTGCTGGCACCTGTGGTCCTCTACCTGGCGGACACAGCGACCACGCTCGGCCGCCGAGCACGGGCCGGCGAGCGCTGGTACCGGCCGCAGGGCGGCCACGCCTACCAGCGGCTGGTCGCGGCCGGCTGGTCACACACCGCGACCGCCGGCTACACGGGTCTGCTCGCCGCGCTGTGCGCCATGCTTGGGCTCGTCACCGCCGCGCGGGCGGCCGCCCCGGTCCGGGCATGCGCGGACCTCGGCGTGTGCGTTCTGGTCGCGAGGTATCTGGGCGCTCCTGGCCGGGTCGCCGCCCGCCGGGCCGCGGCGACCGTCTCGATCGGGGATGCCGCCAGGACGCAAGTGTCCGTCCCGGTCCAGCGCGGTACGGCCGACACGCCTGCGGAGCAGAAGCTTCCCGCCTCGGTCCAGCCTGAATAA